The Loxodonta africana isolate mLoxAfr1 chromosome 5, mLoxAfr1.hap2, whole genome shotgun sequence region GTCtttccatttttctaagtaaCGAGTAAGAGCGCATGTGTGTCTGGCGGGGTCTGCGCTCTTTGCTTGTGAGCTTTAGCTGAGTTCGTTAAGAGCCGAGACAGGCGTTATGTCTGAAAGGTGGTTCAGATGTGGAATTGTGTCACGTTCCAGGACGGGAACCTGGCTCCTGGGACAGCGGGGACTGGCTAAGCGCTGGGCCCCACATGTGCAGGCTCCAGGTGAGGTGCAGCATTCACATGGGCACAGGCTTTGCAGCCCCTCATGCCCCCACCCAGCTGTCTCCCTCGGGGCTGCACCCTCACCTTCTGTGACCTGCAGATCCAGGCATCCGCCTGCAACCAGCCCACAGCTCCAGCTCAGCTCTGTGCTCCCCAACTAGGGGAGGGGCCCCATAGGCAACGGATGGCAGCACCCCTTGGTCCTTCCTGCTCCACGGGGGTGGGGGTAGTGTCAGGGGATGGGCAGGAAGCGGGGAGcgaggacacagagacacagaggactGAGCAGCACCGCGTGCTCCACCGACTGAATCCCGTGGCCAGCACGGCAATGACACAGGCGGCAGTGAGACAGAGGGCATATCCTTGCTGGCTGTCGGCGTCAGGAGCACAGTGTATTTCTAGGATTCTGCACACACATGCCCAGTGGCAGATTTACACGGTTGACACAGCTGTGCCGACGTGGCACAGAGCAGCTTGGGACCCTCTTCTCCGTGTTGAGGAGGCTGCCCTGCTGGCCTGGGAGAAAAAAGGCCTGTCATCCAGAGCCAGAACCGTGGGGATGGCCGACAGCTGAGACCCTTGTAGTTCATCAAGGCCCTCCCCCGGTCTAGTCACACAACGGTAGCTCCAAAGTCACTTGGGACAAGGCCTCCTTGTGGCCAGCCCCCGTGGCAGGTCCCTAGCTCCTGACACCTCAGCTGTCTTCAGCGGGCCACCTCCCGTGTTCCGCCAGGCAAGCTCAGAGCTCATTGTGTCGGCCCCTCGAGACCCTGCCAGCCAGGTCCTGCAGGTGCTTCTTCACCTGAAACGGAGAGCAGGCCATCAGCAGGCAGAAGACAGGTCCCCGCAGGCTCGGGGTGCACACGGCCTGAACCCTGCTTATCTGTCCCCACGGGAATCCACCCAGCCGGAAACCAAACACAAATCATAAAGCAGCTCAATGTCAGCCGGCACCAAAAACAAGCAGCTGGAAGCAGATCATGCTGAAGGGGAAAATGGGTGTTTTGTCGTCATGTACCCACACTACTATGTCTGAAAGAGCAGTGAGCAGAGACGTGACAAACACACCTCCCTCGGAGCCCTCCTTACTCCTGGCCCACTTTCCTGAGACCCTCTCAGGGCTTCTGCCCTTGGCAACACCTCAGACCTGTCACCACCACCTCAGGGCGGTCGGCCCCACAGAGGACTCACCATGTGCCAGGTGCCTTTTTTCTAAATTCTTACAGAACCCGGCAAGGTCGAGGCTTCGGGTATGTGCCCTGCTCCCCTCTGACCCTGCCCCAAACCCTCACATGGCCCCAGACTGGGCTTCTCAGCCAAGACCGCAGCTTTGCCCGTGGTCAGGCAGTGCGAGGTGACCTGCTCCTTTCCCACCTTTCCCGATCCCAGATGGGCCTTCTCAGCAGATCCTCACATGTGGGACCCGCTTCCCACGCCCACAGGTATCACAGCCTCTGCCGCCCCTCCTCAGCCCCGCCCCGCCAAAACGGACGCACTGGGCTATAGCCTCCTCTCAGTGCTTCCGCCTTGTTCTCACCTTGTCTAGTTTTGAGCATGTGATGGAgttcaggggagccctggtggcacagtggttaagcacttagctgctactCGAAAGGGTTCTCAGGAGAAAGGTGGGGCAGTCTGTTGACATGAAGACTACAGCCCCGGAACTCTACCAGGCAGTTCGACCCTGTCCGATGGTGTCACgctcagtcggaatcgactcgacagcagtgttttttttcttaacatagTTCAAAATTCAATAGGCATAGCAGTCTCCCTTCTATCCTGGCCCCTGCCACCAGTTCCTTCCAGAGACAGCCGAAAGGAGCAGTTTCTAGTTTCCTATGCATCCGTAAGCACATTCTTAAATTGCTTcttacttttttcacttaatcACTTGACCTAAGCCAGAGCATGCCTGGTCCACGTGAAGGGATTCCTCTTGCTCAAAGGACTGAAGGTGCCCAGTGTGTGGGATCTACCCACAGTTCTCAATCAGGGCACCCAGGCCACTTCAGGCCTTTGCTGGTTCACACGACGAGGCAGCGTCACGAGTGTCAGTGGACGTGGCCAGGTGTGCGAGCTCTAGTTAGCTGACGCTTCGCTTCCAGGACCTGCCCAGAAAGCCCGGCCCGTGCTCAGGACGGCAGAGGATGCCCACGCAGTTCCACACCGGGACCACCTCGGGGTGCCTGACAGGAGCCCCAAGAACCAACCCAGGTGGACGCAACAGTACAACGCCACCCGGGCACATCGTCACGCTCACGATCCTGCCGTGGAAAATGTAAAAGGTCTGGAAACAGATGCTAACTCCCACCAGTGAGCATCTCTGGGGCCGGCAAGCCTGGGGGCGTGAAGTCTATGGGGGCAGGGGGTCTGTGGGGCCAGAGTCTATGGGGTGAGGAGGGCGAGCCTACGGGGGCAGGAGTCTGTGGGGTGGGTGGGCGAGCCTACGGGGGCAGGAGTCTGTGGGGTGGGTGGGCGAGCCTACGGGGGCAGGAGTCTCTGGGGTGGGTGGGCGAGCCTACGGGGGCAGGAGTCTGTGGGGTACGTGGGCGAGCCTACGGGGGCAGAAGTCTGTGGGGTGGGTGGGCGAGCCTACGGGGGCAGGAGTCTGTGGGGTGGATGGGCGAGCCTACGAGGTGGGCAGGTGAGTCTTTGAGGTTGGGCGCGTCTGGGAGGATATGCAGAGCAGCCTCCTGCTAGGTTTGCAAAAagcccaaacctgctgctgtggagctgatttcaattcatagtgaccctatgggacagaccagagcttccccatagcgcttccaaggagcggctggtgggttcgaactgccgaccttttggttagcagcccgagcTTTCAatccctgcgccaccagggctctactagGTTTGCAAAGGACAGTGAATTAACACACCATGTGTGACTCAGGACAGACACCAGGAAAGACTGATCTCCAAGAACAGCAGCGTCTGGTAGCCCCACCACTGGCCCTGGCCTGCAGCTGTGGGGGGGATGGCACCTTCCCCCACAACAGGCGCCTGACACCTGATCCCTCTCATGCCTCCACCTGTGGGCTGCAGGTCTGCGTGCCCTGCCCCGGCCCACCTTGTAGCCCAGCTCCTTGGCCTTCTCCTCCAGCAGCGCATACTTCTCACGGCTCCGGCTCAGGTGCTCCCTGTCGCCGGTGCTCTCCACGTGCTGCAGCTTCTGGTGCGAGAGCTCCAGCTGCTTCTGGTAGTGGTTGTGCTTCTCGATCTTGGCTTCGAAGTGCTTCAGCTCCTCCTAGGTCACAGGGAACTGAGCTGGCTCTCTTTCGCCTGCCGGAGGGCAGCCTTAGGGGCCTGAGGGGAGCCTTAGGGGCCCAAGGGGGACAACTGCATTCAACCCAGGGGCTGGGGCCCTACTGTGGGGCCCAGGGAGCAGAGGGCAGAAGGTGTCACACCTGAAGGCTGCAGGCACCACGCCTCAGAGCTACCCTACAGACAGTATGGGATGTGGGCTGCCACTGCTCCTGCTGCCCCACAATTACAGACGTGGCCTCTGCACCAAAACCACTGTAACTCACCTTAAAGGCTCTGAGGTAAGGCGGACGCTCGCACTCCACCCAATGGCCCTGGTGGACCACCAGCACCCACACCCGGGCTTCAGCTGGCACCTCATCTTCCTCATCAGTGCCCTGACCCCTGTGGCCTTGTGCATTGTCCCTGTGACCAGCAGCTGCCCCATCCCCAGAAGCCAGGCCAGAACCTGCAGCCATTTGGCTCCACCCTGGCCCTGCCCCATCCCCACTGTCCCATCTCCACAACTGCAACCCTGCGCACAACCCCACCCCCATGCCTCCAGCGCCAACCCTGCGTCCCCACCCCTATGCCCCTGTCCCCACAGCCCCATCCCCACATCCCTACCCCCACACCCGTCCCCCCACTCCCACTGTCCTGTCTCCGTGTGTGGCCCCGTGTCCGCACCCTGTCCGCATCTGCACCAGCACCCTGGCTGGACACGGCTCTCACTCCCTGCTGGCAGCCCTACGCCAGGCTCCCTTGTGGCCTGTGTCTGTCAGGTCCCTGCTCTAAACTCAGCGCTCCCTTCCCAGCCCAATGCCCCATGCGCTCACTTCTGAAAATCCACCTGCAGTCAGCTGCCCCCTGCACCTGGAGCAGTCCTCTCAGGTGAGGGTCTCCTGCTCTGGGAGGGAGTGTCCCTCACCCCTCCAGTCTGGGGCCAACTAGGGCCCGCGTCCCCAGTCATGGCCCACATCGTGTCGTCTCAGCTCCGTGAGGGCAGGATCCATGTGCCCCGTGTCCGCCTGCAGCACTGACTGCGGCTGCATCTGCCCTGGACCCCACCCACCTTCCTGACACCTCACCCTGTTCCACCCAACCTGCTCACGGAGGTGCTGCCCTGTTTCCGCCCTCTGCCCCAGCCCCGACACCGTGGGTGACCGTTCATCTCCAGGGCCCATGGCGCCACTGCCCTCTGTACCTCCCTGGAGTTCAGGCACACACGACGCCCCAACATCCCGCTAGCCCCACAAGGAGAAGCTCCCTCTCTTTCCTTGTCCCAGCTCTCGGTCTCATGAAATGCCAACAATCCCAACAGCCCAGTCATCCCTGATGGCCCCAGTCTTGTCCCAACCATGACCGTGTGCTACGTGACCCACGGGGAGTGTGGCGTGGGGCAGTGAGACTCATAAGATGCACGGACACCCTTTTTCTGTCTCACTGGCACAGGCTGAGCCCAATGTCTCTTCCTCTGAAAATTCTCAAACCCATTCACTTCTTGCAGCCCCCACTGCCACCGTCCTCACCTGGTAGCTGGCATCGCCACCCGCCAGCCCTCCCTCCTCAACCGGCATCGCCTCCCGCCAGCCCTCCCTCCTCACCAGGCATCACCACCCACCAGCCCTTCCTCCTCACCTGGCAGCAGGCATTGCCTCCCGCCAGCCCTCCCTCATCACCCAGTATCACCACCCACCAGCCCTCCCTCGTCACCCAGTATCACCACCCACCAGCCCACCCTCCTCATCCAGCAGCAGGCATCGCCTCCCGCcagccctccctcctcacctggcATCGCCTCCCGCCAGCCCACCCTCCTCACCCAGCATCACCACCCACcagccctccctcctcacccagcATCACCACCCACcagccctccctcctcacccagcATCACCACCCACTAGCCCCCCCCATCCAGCATCACCACCCACCAGCCCTCCCGCCTCACCCAGCATCACCACCCACCAGCCCACTCTCCTTATCTGGCAGCAGGCATCGCCTCCCGCcagccctccctcctcacccGGCATCGCATCCCACCAGCCCTCTGTCCTCACCTGGCATCACCTCCTGCCAGCCCTCCCTCCTCACTAGCCAGCAGGCATCGCCTCCCACCAGCCCCTGATCTCACTTGGCAGCCAGCATTGCTTCCCGTCAGCTCTCCATCATAACCTGGAGGCCAGCATCGTCTCCCACCAGCCCTCCACCCCCACTTGGCCTCCCCAAGGGCAGACGGTCTGTCCACAGGGGACATCAGGGCCCTCCGACAGGCACTTGGGGTTAGGCAGGCACAGTGTACAAGGGCCCCATGGGCTGGTGAGCAGGCCAGCAGGGCAGAGGTCACATGGAGAACGTGAAGAGAGGGGAAACGGGTTCAGGCTGGGTGCTAAGCTGCTGCCTCCCGTGTGAATAAGGGAGGAAAGAGAATGCACGCTATCTGAGAAGGCAAGGGGACAGATATCTGGCAGACAAATTCGCATCCTTACCCGGAACGACTCCAGCTCCTTCTTGGTGAAGTTCGCAGACTTGGCCATGTCCCACAGGTCAATCACACGGGGCTCTTCGAACTCTGCCGGGACAGCGAGGCGGGCTCTGTGACCCCCAACAACAGCGCGGCACCACACTCCCCGCCCAACACTGCGGTCACTGGGTGGGTGTGACTGTGTGCACCATGAGTGTAAGCACACGTGTGCTATGACGTGCACGAGTTTGTGTGCACAAGCGTATGTGCACGCGAGTGCATGTGCCAATGTGTGTGAGCACGCGTGTGGGCGCCTGAGCGTGTGAGCACCTGAGCATGTGTGTGAGCACGCATGTGAGCACCTGAGCATGTGTGTGAGCACGCATGTGGgcgcctgtgtgtgtgtatttccagCACGTGTATTTAGTGTTCCCTGGAGCACGGGGGGGCGTCTTTCTCAGGCACATTTGCTCTGCAGCACACAAGACTGCTGACATGTGGCCCTCGCAGCGCCATCACCCGCTCCCCTGGGTCAAGCAGACGCCACCAGGGCACGGTGAAGACCTCCATGGTCACCTGTAGCTCTTGGGTCAAGGCGCTGGCATCCCCCTCACTCCTGAGAGAAGCAAACCAGACTGAAATGGCTGCCTGACCCCATCGGGGCTCTCGTGTGGGCACAAGAACAATGCCTGCAGCCCGGGCCAAGTCCTCTGACTGGCTGTGTGGGGACTCCAGGCTGCCCCCACTGCCTCCTGCACTGGCCCCGAAGGGCCTCAGGGTTTGCGGGGAATCTCCTGGGGGACCCAGCTGATGCAGGTGCCAGGAAGATGGTCCAAGACAAGGATGGCAAGCAGGGGCCACCATTTACCTACCAGCAGAGGCCAGGCTCAACGAGTCCTGCTAGGAGCTCGGTGCTGGACAGCCCTGCTCTGACACCACAAACGTGACCCATCACCACACCAGCATGCACTGGGAGCTTACCCGGGACTGGGCAGACATGGCCCCGCCCCCCAAGAGCTGAGGCCGCTGCACAGGGTGAGGGTGTAGGAGACAAACGGACAGAGCTATGTGTCCAGATGAGGGTGTGGACTGGGCACGCTCCAGGAAGAACCTTGTATATGCACATGTGCGCATCCACATGCACACACGGGTGTGACACCACAGCaggacacactcacacacagaccaCAGATGTGACACCACAgcaggacacacacacaccataggacacacatacacacgggTGTGACACCACAgcaggacacacacacaccacaggaCATACACGCCCCCCCCACaggacacacacaccccccacaggACACATGCACACCACAggacacactcacacaccacaggacacacacacacacgggtatGACACCACAGCaagacatacacacatgcactcaccCACAGGACTgaacacagcagaacacacacacccctcacaggacacacacaccccccacaggacacacacaccccccacaggACACACGCACACcacaggacacacacacacacacgggtgtGACACCACGGcaggacacacacacatgcactcacccACAGGACTgaacacagcagaacacacacacccctcacaggacacacacaccccccacaggACACACACATACCCCACAGGACACACGCACACcacaggacacacacacacgggtGTGACACCACGGcaggacacacacacatgcactcacccACAGGACTGAAAACAGAAGgacatacacacgtacacacagacCACAGATGTGACACCACGgcaggatacacacacacaaacaggtgTGACATCACAGcaggacacacacacatgcactcacccACAGGACTGACCACAGCaggacacacacaccccccacaggACACACGCACGCACGGGCGTGACACCACAGCAGGACACACACGCGCAGCCACACGCAGCCCCCCACCCGCTCACCGTTCTCGGAGctgtagccctggtggctgaCCTTCCGCAGGCGGTCGAAGCCCTGGTTGATGCTGCGCAGCTTGTCCTTCAGCTCTGCGTGCCGGCTCTGCAGGACCTCCTCCTCGATGCGGCTCATGTCCGAGGGACTGATGACGTTTTTGTGGATTTCTGTGGAAACAGGAGCCAGGTACCTCAAGAAGAGGCCGTCGTCCTCTGAGAGTCTGCTGCTGGGACCCACTGGAAACCCAGGCCGCCTGAGGCCCCTGCCCATGCCGAGCATTTCCCATAAGCCACGTCCCTGTGGATTTAAGGCCCTCGGTCCTCTGGCTAAGACGTGTCTCCCCGTGGGCCCGGGAGGTGTCCCGCAGTAACGATGTGGTCTGTCGCTTCCTCAGATGTGGAGGCTTTAGGACGTGTGTGTCTCCAAGTTAAGGCAACTGATGAACCTTGTAGCCTGAGGCCAGGGCTGGACTCTAGGCTGTCCCACACACCTGCCCGCCCGCCCGCCTCCTGCTCCCACTTTCTGGAGGGGGGCGTCCCACCATGCTTCATGAACCCTCAGGTCGTGGCAGCCAACAGGCAGCAGCTGCTTATTTTTGTTGGCATAGTGACGACCAGGGAGGATAGATCACTAGTTACCACAGAAACATATAATCTGACCAGACGCCCCCATGGATTAATGAGACACCCTGAGTGTTTCCTAAGCCATGAGAGGCCCAGTCCCAGACTGGTGGAGATGGCACCACGTGCCCCAGGCTCCCACTGCGTCCAGCTTCCCGAGCCGGGCCTGTAGGCCTGGAGGCCGGGGTTGAGTGGCAGTATGGGCTGACGAGCACCTTCGGTTCTGCTCAGCGTCTCCAGCAGGACGTTGTACTCCCGCACTTTCTCTGTGTGATGTTTCAGCTCCCGCCACAGCTTCTCCAGCTCTTCACTGCTGAACTTTCCAGAGGTCTTTGCCTGAGACAGAGAAAAGGCCTGAGTGAAAACTCCTCGAAAACTGCTCTGACCCATCTGAGGTGGCTCCGAGCCCCAGTGGCTGGTCCCTGCTCCTAGGGGGCACGTCCTCGTCCTGTCCAGAGCCTCACAGGGCCAGCGCTTACACCCACGTCCCTGTACTAGGAGGTCTGTGTGGCAGGAAAATAAGAGATGAGGGGCAATTCTGCTCCTGAGGCTAAGTGGTGGGGCGGCCACAAAGTACGGCTGTGGTGTGGAGAGGGGCAGGACTTTCCCTCCCCCCTTTCCTCACAGGCCCACCCCACAaggcctctccctccctccccacactggCTGGTGCTCATCTCCCATGACCACGGACGAGAGCTTCAATGTTCAGACCCTAATAAACGTGACTCGGACAGGGAGCTGGACTGAGCCAACAGCTCGATGGGCAAACCCCAGCGCCTCACCCCAGCTCCCACCCACAGAGGTTTGCGCACCCAGAGAGGCCGGCACTGCCTCAACCCTCCCCAGATGCCACGGCGAGGCCATCCCATTCTCTGTCTGCCTCAAGGGTTCTGGGAAATTAATGTGTCTCCACCATACATAAGCACAAATTCAAAATAGATTAAGGGCCTAAATGTGccaactaaaaccataaaattcttagaagtccAAACAAGGACAAAGCTGTCAGGCCCAGCATTCAACAATGGGTTagctaatataataacaaaagcacagacagcaaaagacaaaataaacacataggacttcataaaaattaacaaCTTATGTCCATTAAAAGACTGTAcctagaaagtgaaaagacaagctacctactgggagaatatcttcagaaaccacatactcaacaagaatctaataaccaaaaaatatatacataaaactttgacaatgacaaaaagacaacgcaatcataaaatgggcagagaacttgaatagacatttcactaacgAGGACATTCCGACGGTCACCAAACACACAAGATGCTCAGCAtcgttagccatcagagagatgtaaatcaaaaccacaacgagataccatttcactcccactaggatggcatgACAGGTTGGTAAgcgtgatggttaaagttgtgtgtcagcttggctgggcaccattctcagtggtttggcagtcgtgaCGTAGCCTGACAGCTTTTTAATGATGTCatcacctccacgatgagatctgatataaagtgttcacctccatgatgagatgttgtaagcagccaatcagctgaaagggagtttccttgggggtgtggcctgcatccaatacaggtggactttctggcaaggctagctggcctttgctcactctggatcctgcagctggctcctgttcttctgatcTCTGGTCCTTGacacctgagctagcagcttacctaccaatcttggcattcgtcagccttcacagcctgtgagtcagaAGACTCTTATCACCTGATCTTGAGTTCACTGTCACCTATGGCTACGTGAgtcgggagaagcctccagcctgatctgCAAAtgtgggactttccagcctctacagctgcgtgagccatttcctttactcAGGTCTGTCTACACATATATTTACATGTtgcactggttctgtttctctagacaGCGCAGCCTAAGACAGTGAGGACGTGAGGAAGTTGGAACcctcacccattgctggtggtCATAcgaaatggtacagctgttgtagAAAACAGTATAGCGGTTCCTCAGAGAACtaaaaatggaactaccatatgacccagcagttctactcctaggtatgcaccccaagacttgaaagcagagactcagagacttgtatgccaatgtttactgcagcactattcacaatagccaaaaggtaccaacagcctaaatgcccatcggcagataaatgcataaacaaaatgtggtaccaaaatacaatgaaatactactcagctagCGGGAGAAGTGAAGGCTTGATGGATGCTATGGTATGGATACAGCTTAAAGACATTGTTATTGTGTTATTGTTGGgcgctgtccagtcggttccaactcatggtgaccctatgtatgacagaatgaaacactgccccatccagtGTCATCCTCCCAGTTGTCACaattgagcctattgttgcagccgctg contains the following coding sequences:
- the LRPAP1 gene encoding alpha-2-macroglobulin receptor-associated protein; translated protein: MASRGLKLLLLLLLLLPLLLLFGPAPAAGHGGKYSREKNEPAPPSKREPEAFRMEKLNQLWQKAQRLHLSPVKLAELHADLKIQERDELGWKKLKLEGLDEDGEKEARLIRNLQVILAKYGLDGRKDTQVVDTNYLQDGTQDEGLEDPRLEKLWHKAKTSGKFSSEELEKLWRELKHHTEKVREYNVLLETLSRTEEIHKNVISPSDMSRIEEEVLQSRHAELKDKLRSINQGFDRLRKVSHQGYSSENEFEEPRVIDLWDMAKSANFTKKELESFREELKHFEAKIEKHNHYQKQLELSHQKLQHVESTGDREHLSRSREKYALLEEKAKELGYKVKKHLQDLAGRVSRGRHNEL